The window CAGCGATTTCAGCGATGCGAGGTTTAGACAATTGAGCTTCATCTTGAAGGCGAACGATATTAGAAATAACCGAATCCGCTTTAGAGGTCATCACTTCTAATTCAAACGATTCATCGCCATTCAGTGTGCCAGCAAAGACGGTATCGCCTTCATTCTTAACCACATGAATTGACTCACCAGTCAGCATGGATTCATCAATGTGATTTCTGCCAGATAATACTTTGCCATCCGCAGGAATATGCTCACCAGGAAGAACGCGAATCAGATCGCCAACCTTCAAGGTTTTTACTGGAACTTGTTCACCGTCTAACGTTGTCGCCATCGCAGGAACCAACTTAAGCAGGTTACCGCTAGCGGCTGCCGCTTTACGACGCGCGCGCATCTCAAGGAAACGACCAAGCAACAAGAAGAAGGTGAACATCGAGATAGATTCAAAGAACACTTCGCCTTGCTCTGTCACCGTTGCCACTAAACTTGCAACATAGGCAAACAATAGAGCGATCGACACAGGAACGTCCATACCCAAGGTTCGGCCTTTGATACTACGCCAAGCGTTAATATAAAACGGTAATGCAGAGTAGAGCAGTACAGGCGTTGCGAAGATCAAACTCACCCAACGAAAGTAGCTTTTGAATTCCGGCTCAAGGCTGCCAAAAACTTCGAGATAAAGCGCCACAGCTAGCATCATGACTTGCATGGTCGCTAAACCCGCGACACCAAGACGATAAAGGTAGTTTTTCATCGAACGATGATAAGCGGCTTCTTGTTGGTCAGCTTCGAATGGTGCGGCTTTGTAGCCCAACCTATGAATCGCGGATAGCAACTCGCTCAGTTTGGCCTGAGTGTTGTCCCAGCTAAGCAGGGCACGGTTAGTCGTGGTATTAACACGAATACTCACAACGCCTAGCTTTGAGGATACTTGCTTCTCAATGAGCCATGCACAGGCAGCACAAGAGACGCCCTCTAGTGACAATGTCACTTCAGAGGTATTTTCAGAGTTACGAACGAACTCCAATTGAACATCTTCATTGTCGTAATGACTCAGTGCCAGAAGCTGCTCTGGCACCAAATCTGCTTTTTCAGCAGGAGCAGTACGGTATTGGTAATAAGAAACCAAACCACTATCTATGATTGTCTGGGCTACGGTTTCGCAACCCGGACAACACATCGGTCGAACCGACCCTAAGATTTCTACTTTAAAATCCGTTTCCGCTGGTACATCTTCACCGCAGTGATAACAGGATTCACACATAAGCTTTAGTTCGTTAGTTGAGTAGGAGTATCAATAGGGAAGTTCATGCGACCTTGCACTAACCATTCAGAATCATGCGGAGAAAGCTCAATAAACCATGGACCTTGCATTTCATGATCCAGAGTCAACGTGTAGTTGCCGCTCGCATCAGCCGTCAGTAGCTGGGTGAAATCACGGTCAGGCAACGTTCTGTGCACGAACATTGCGCTAATAGCAGGAAAGTGGTCAAGCTTGCCTTTGTCTAGAGTAATGATAACCGAGTTACCTTTCTCATTAACTGAAGCTGATAGGCCAAGTTCTTTAGCAATGTTTACTTTTGAAATGTCGACATTAATGCCTTTTCCTTTTTTATAGTAATCCTCAGTCACTAGGTCTACAGAGTTCTGTGTGAACACAATGACCGTCATGATGGTCCAAATAACTACTGTCGCTGGCAACGCGATTAAGAACCACGGCCAAAACTGTTTATACCAAGGCTTTACCATAAAAAATATCTCAAAAATGAATAAAAAGAAGGGCTTATAAAATAAAGGAAAGACAGCCTCTTAGAAAGAGGCTGTTATTGAAATGTTACTTATTATCTGAGTTACTTAAGCTCCACACGTACGATGCAACAAGCTGAACTTTGTCCTCGCCTAGAATATCCTTCCAAGCAGGCATTACGCCAGAACGGCCGTTCATTACTGTTTCAGTTACATCAGCGCGAGAATCGCCAAACAACCAATCGCGGTCTGTTAAGTCAGGAGCACCAACAGCAGGGTTACCCTTACCATCTGTACCGTGACACGCAGCACACACAACGAAACGTGCTTTACCAGCTTCTGCTTCACGTGCATTCACGCTACGACCAGAGAGGCTAAGAGTGTAGCTAACTACTTCTTTAACGCCTTGCTCGCCTAGTGCGTCTTTCCACGCTGGCATTTGACCGACACGACCATGCATGATGGTAGTAACGATAGCTTGTGGTTCACCGCCATATAGCCATGCATCGTCAGTCAAGTTAGGGAAGCCCTTTTGACCACGAGCATCAGAACCATGACACTGAGAACAGTTTTGTAGGAACAAACGTTGACCCACTTTGATTGCTTCAGCATCAGATGCGATGTCAGGAACAGAACGTAGACCGTTCTCATCATGAGCTAGCTTCTTGAATGCTTCACCAAAATAAGTGTTCGCGTCATCAAGTTCTTTTGCGTACTCATCTAACTGTTTGTTAGCTTGAGCTGCAGCGATTGCAGAGCGAGACTCTTCTACGCTACGAACCGTTTGGTTTGAACTCGTCCAACCTAATAGACCTTTAAAGTTGCCAAGGCCTGGGTATAGAGCAAGATAAACAGCTGCAAACACAATTGTGCTTACGAAAAGGTATGTCCACCATTTAGGTAGTGGGTTATTAAGCTCACGAATACCGTCGTATTCGTGGCCCATATCATGACCTGGTTCTACGCCTGTTTTATCTTTAAAACACCAACGAAGTAAGACCGCACAACCAATTAGGGTACCAATCGTAATCGCACTAACCCAGATACTCCAGAATGTACTCATTACTTTGTCACTCCTTGATTTTTAGAACTTGTTGCCGGCTCGTCGTCTGCAAACACTAGGTTCGCATCTTCGTCGAAACGTGTTTTACGATTCTTGCCGTATGCCCACCAAACGATGCCGATGAAACAAGCAAAAACAGTAACAGTCCAAACACTTTGAAATGTAATAATGTCCATAATTATTCCTTATTTCATTGCGTGGCCAAGCGATTGAAGGTAAGCGATGATTGCATCCATCTCTGTTTTTCCTTCAACATCTTGTTTAGCGTTAGCAATTTGTTCGTCTGTGTAAGGAACACCAAATTGATTACGGAAGAGTTCAAGCTTCTGCTTAGTCAATTTGCCATCAAGTACATTCTCAGCAAGCCATGGGAAACCTGGCATGTTTGATTCAGGAACAAGTTCGCGTGGGTCTAGAAGGTGAACACGGTGCCACTCATCAGAGTAACGATCACCAACACGCGCTAGATCTGGACCAGTACGCTTAGAACCCCATAGGAATGGATGTTCCCAAACACTTTCGCCCGCTACAGAGTAGTGGCCGTAACGTTCAGTTTCAGAGCGGAAAGGACGAATCATTTGGCTGTGACATACGTTACAACCTTCACGAATGTAAATATCACGACCTTCCATTTCCAGAGCAGAGTAAACGCGTAGGTTTTCTACAGGTTCAGTCGTCTGCTTTTGGAAAATAAGCGGGGTGATCTCTACTAAAGCACCAAAGCTGATTGCGATAACGATTAAGATCGCTAATAGACCAACGTTTTTCTCGACCAACTCATGGCGATTATTTGAATTTGAGCTCATTCTAAATCTCCTTAAGCCGGTTGAGGGATAGCTTTAAGGCTATCTTTAGGTGCAGAAACAGTTTTGTACGTGTTGTATGCCAGTAAGAACATACCTGATA of the Vibrio lentus genome contains:
- a CDS encoding CcoQ/FixQ family Cbb3-type cytochrome c oxidase assembly chaperone — translated: MDIITFQSVWTVTVFACFIGIVWWAYGKNRKTRFDEDANLVFADDEPATSSKNQGVTK
- a CDS encoding heavy metal translocating P-type ATPase, which codes for MCESCYHCGEDVPAETDFKVEILGSVRPMCCPGCETVAQTIIDSGLVSYYQYRTAPAEKADLVPEQLLALSHYDNEDVQLEFVRNSENTSEVTLSLEGVSCAACAWLIEKQVSSKLGVVSIRVNTTTNRALLSWDNTQAKLSELLSAIHRLGYKAAPFEADQQEAAYHRSMKNYLYRLGVAGLATMQVMMLAVALYLEVFGSLEPEFKSYFRWVSLIFATPVLLYSALPFYINAWRSIKGRTLGMDVPVSIALLFAYVASLVATVTEQGEVFFESISMFTFFLLLGRFLEMRARRKAAAASGNLLKLVPAMATTLDGEQVPVKTLKVGDLIRVLPGEHIPADGKVLSGRNHIDESMLTGESIHVVKNEGDTVFAGTLNGDESFELEVMTSKADSVISNIVRLQDEAQLSKPRIAEIADVVARYFVAVILIISFGTWFYWHQTRPEDAFWIMLSVLVATCPCALSLATPTAITCSTSRMGNFGILLRKGHVFETLCKVNHLIIDKTGTLTEGDIRISKVETFAELDKDTCLKVAASLEQHANHPIAKAFKTHLSDDIEVESVNNVIGSGITGEWNGQEVAIGSSEFILGEAQPSESNGIYLSMAGRHIATFTYEDPIRKESIEFIKQFKEAGIKTTLLTGDSLINAKPVAAEIGITDIVANAKPEDKLAYLNSRDASDITMMVGDGINDAPILAGAHLSVAMGGGTDVAKASADMVLLGDKLDRLLKSRTLALKTRKIIRENLAWSLGYNLLILPLAVAGLVAPYIAVVGMSASSIIVVSNSLRLLKEQGK
- a CDS encoding FixH family protein, with product MVKPWYKQFWPWFLIALPATVVIWTIMTVIVFTQNSVDLVTEDYYKKGKGINVDISKVNIAKELGLSASVNEKGNSVIITLDKGKLDHFPAISAMFVHRTLPDRDFTQLLTADASGNYTLTLDHEMQGPWFIELSPHDSEWLVQGRMNFPIDTPTQLTN
- the ccoO gene encoding cytochrome-c oxidase, cbb3-type subunit II gives rise to the protein MSSNSNNRHELVEKNVGLLAILIVIAISFGALVEITPLIFQKQTTEPVENLRVYSALEMEGRDIYIREGCNVCHSQMIRPFRSETERYGHYSVAGESVWEHPFLWGSKRTGPDLARVGDRYSDEWHRVHLLDPRELVPESNMPGFPWLAENVLDGKLTKQKLELFRNQFGVPYTDEQIANAKQDVEGKTEMDAIIAYLQSLGHAMK
- the ccoP gene encoding cytochrome-c oxidase, cbb3-type subunit III translates to MSTFWSIWVSAITIGTLIGCAVLLRWCFKDKTGVEPGHDMGHEYDGIRELNNPLPKWWTYLFVSTIVFAAVYLALYPGLGNFKGLLGWTSSNQTVRSVEESRSAIAAAQANKQLDEYAKELDDANTYFGEAFKKLAHDENGLRSVPDIASDAEAIKVGQRLFLQNCSQCHGSDARGQKGFPNLTDDAWLYGGEPQAIVTTIMHGRVGQMPAWKDALGEQGVKEVVSYTLSLSGRSVNAREAEAGKARFVVCAACHGTDGKGNPAVGAPDLTDRDWLFGDSRADVTETVMNGRSGVMPAWKDILGEDKVQLVASYVWSLSNSDNK